In the Desulfosporosinus acidiphilus SJ4 genome, CAAAGAGACCTCTTTAAAGCGGGTGATCGCCTTTAATTATCTAAACCCCGTTGAGGCGAGCCAAGATCTTTATTCCTTTGATAACTTAATCCAATGTGAAATTGCTGTTCCTGAAGTTAAAATTAATTCCTCTGAAGATCTCGCTGTTTTACAGTATACAGGAGGTACGACAGGGGTTTCTAAAGGGGTAATGCTGACTCATCGGAATTTAATTTGTAATACTTTTCAGGTTATGGAGCTGGCGGTCAATATTGAATATGGTAAAGAACGCATTCTCACCATTTTGCCGGTATTCCATGTCTATGGTATGACCGATTGTGTTAATTTTGCTGTGGCGATTGCAGCAGCACAAGTAATTTTACCTCGCTTTGAAATTGAAAAGGTTTTGGAAACAATTCAAAAACATCGTCCAACTCTTTTCCCTGGTGCTCCAACGATGTATATGGCTATTAACAACCATCCTAACATTAGGCATTTTCGGGAGAGCTTAGCCGCTATTAAAGTCTGCAATAGTGGTTCGGCACCTTTGCCATTGGAAGTCGCTCAAAAGTTTGCTGAAGTCACTCAGGGAGAAGGTAATCTTGTCGAGGGATACGGCTTATCAGAGGCTTCCCCTGTAACTCACAGTAATCCTTTAGACCGGCCAACACGTCCCGGTTCCATTGGCCTTCCTCTGCCCGATACGGATTGTGTCATTATGGACTTGGAAACGGGAGATAGGGTGCTGCCGCCAGGTGAAATCGGAGAATTATGTATTCGTGGTCCCCAAGTTATGAAAGGTTATTGGAATAAAGCAAAGGAGACCGCTGAAACCTTACGGAACGGATGGTTATATACCGGAGATATCGCCAAAATGGATGACGACGGTTATTTCTATATTATCGACCGTAAGAAGGATATTATCATTGCCGGCGGTTTTAATATTTACCCGCGTGATATTGAGGAAGTACTCTATGAACACCCTAAGGTAAAAGAAGTGGTAGTGGCAGGAATTCCGGACCAATACCGTGGGGAAACCGTCAAGGCCTATATAGTCCTGCAGCCTGATAAGGAAGGAACAGAAGCAGAATTTACAGCCTTCTGCAAAGATAAGATGGCTGCCTACAAAGTTCCGCGTCAAGTGGAGTTTCGCAGTGAATTGCCAAGGACCATCGTTGGCAAAGTTCTTCGCCGCCAGTTAGTGGAAGAAGAAAAGGCCAAACTTCAAACGGCAGTTGCTTGTGAAAAAGAGTAAGCGAGAATAGCTCAAGCCACTCAATACTAAGAATCGAGGGAGTTTTAATGGATAAACCGTCCGTATCAATTGTAAAAGTAAATGATGTTTATGAATCCCTGCAAGAGAGCTTAAAATTATGTGACGGATTAGCTGGGTTAAACACAAATGACCAAATTTTAATTAAACCTAATATAGTCAGTTGGGATTTTGATCTGCCATTCCCACCCTTCGGTGTGGTGACTACGAGCATTGTCATAGAAGCTCTGGTACGTATCTTGGCTGAGCATGGGTTTAAAAAACTGACGATTGGTGAAGGGGCTTTGCCTGTATTTAATCCCAAAGGCGAAGCTGTTTATGAAGCCTTAGGATATAATAAGTTGGTGCAGCGCTATGGCGTAAAACTTGCAGATTTCAACCAAGAGGCTTTCATAGCCGTTGACTATGGAGAAGGTTTAACACTTGATATTGCCAAGCAAGCTCTGGAAGCAGATAAAATCATTAATGTACCGGTTCTGAAGACACATAATCAAGCGAAAGTCTCTTTGGGTATTAAAAACTTAAAAGGGTGTCTTAATAAAAGGTCCAAACAATTATGTCATGGCGTGGGCAATGGAGAACTTAGCCTAATGTTTCCGCATATCATTGAAAAACTTCCCGTTGCCTTGACCATTATTGACGGCCTATACACCCTTGAAAAGGGGCCGGGTCCAACGGGCAGGTCCTTCCGCAAAAATTTGCTTATCTCCTCCCGAGATCCTTTTGCCTGCGATTTAGTGGGTGCCGCGATTCTTGGTTATCCTTTAGACGATGTTGAACATCTTAGTATTTATGCTGAACGTCATGGGTACAGCAGAGATTTAGCTGATTATGAGATAAAAGGTGAAACTATCGAAGATCATAAGGAATATGTAGAGTATGATTGGGAGTGGTCAGAAGAGGATACTGGACCCTCAGGATTTGCCAAAAGAGGTATTACGGGTTTAGCAATTCGCAAGTATGACAGCAGCCTGTGCACAGGTTGTTCCGTTCAATACAATCCAATGTTAATTCTTCTTGCTTCCGCCTATAAAGGCCAGCCTTTTCCTAATGTTGAGGTGGTGAGCGGCAAGAAACGTTTAGCATCTCCGGGGTTTGAGCACTCAGTACTCTTTGGTAAATGTGCTTGTCACCTAAATAAAGATAATCAGGACATCAATAAAGCTATTTCGCTTTGGGGTTGCCCTCCTGATCTGAAGAAATTTGTTGATACCTTAGCTAAAGAGGGAATTGAATGTGACTATAAGGAGTATATTCGCTTTCGTCACTATTTAATGGATCGCTATAAAAAGGATGCGAATTTTAAGCTTTCCGATTGGTCTGTTGAATAGATCACAACACTATAAAACATCAATTAACGTTAAGTTTGGATGAATTAATATTCATTTTAAAACCAATAAAAAATAGTTATTTGTTTGAAAATCGTGAAGAGGCGCTCAGAACGTAGAAGTAAATAATTAGGGAATGCAAAAAACGGGTTATGCCTGAAACTGGGCAAACCCGTTCACCTCTTTATCCTGATTTTAAGCTTTGATGGTATGTTCTGAAGCGGAGCTTACTGCAATTTTTGTTACAAGCTTATTTATGCCGTAAATACAAATGATGAATATTGTGCCAACGATAAGCTCAATGGCAATCCACTGGTATATATTAGTGACTGGAACTGTTGCAGCTATAGCTTTATCTGTGGCGCCTTTCATTGCCGCTATTGCAGCAGAATTACCTCCTGCAGCAGCGACAGCATTTGCATAGCCTGCAACAGTTTTGGCCGCTATAGCGGCGGCAGTATTCCCGCTCGAAACGGCAGCGGCGACAGTAAAGCACATAAAAGCATAGTTATTGAATATCCAAGGTATTACATCTTTTAAGAAAACAATAGCTGCGACAAATATGCAAATATAGATCAATGTCGCATGAAACACAGCATCAACTGTGTGGGGGGCTGTGAATTGGGACATGTCTCCTCCCAGAAGCGGAACAGTTGCATTAAACCAATAGACTATCAGGTCAAGGTTTAGAATTCCAAAAGCACTTCCTAATAAAATTGCAGGAGCTTCTTTAATATTCATATGAGCCATAAAGTAAAAAATCATGATCATAAATGCTGGCCACGCTGCTAAGTGCATCGGTTCTAAGACGAGTTCGCCGGCCATAATAAGGGCTAGCAAGAGCACGAGAAAAACAAGATTAGCCTTACTAAAAATACTTGAGAGTTTTGCCATTACTCCAACCTCCTCTTAAAAATATATGACGTGGATTCGGATAGGAACAAGTTCTCTTCAAAGGATAGAACAAGTTCCCTTTGGCCTACTATCCCTCCCTTCCGGCGCCACAGTGGTTATTGGAAGATGCTAATAAAGTGTTTTGCAATATTTGTGCCACTATTCAAAAGATTCAAAAAACATCAAGTAAACTCTTGTTATCTCTCGATTTGTCGCTTTGATTTTCGGAGATTTTAGCAAAGTTTTGTTCTACTATCAGAAAGTATAACCTTTGGTTGTATACTGCAAGAAGAGTTAATTCGTGCGAAGACAGTGTCTTCGTCTTCTAGCACAAGTGCAACTTAGCTGCCGCTTTCGCCGGAGGGTAAGCGCCAGTTAAGTTTTCTTTATATATGTAAGCGCTGTTTAGGAAATATACACATAGACTTTTCACTGTATACTTTTAGGCAAAAGATTTCCATTTATCCATGACTTGAATTAGAATTGAGATCTAAATTCACTTACAGATAGGATCTTGTTCGGATGAGCTTTTGTATAAAATATATACGCTTGTAATTAAGCGGGATCTATTGAAAAGAACAATAAGAGGCAAGGCACTTTTTAAGCGGGGATTAATAAGAACAATAAAAGATTTCGGAGGTGCAGTTATGAACATTAATGATATTAAAACGATTTGCGTCATAGGGGCAGGAAATATGGGACATCAGATTTCCCTTTGTGCTGCTTTAGCCGGGTATAAAGTGATTTGTACGGATATTAATCAAGAGATGTTAAATAAAGCTGAGAATTTTGCCCGCAATTATCTTCCTGAGCGTGTGTCTAAAGGAAAATTAACGCAAGAACAAGCTGATAGGGCCTTAGAAAATTTAAGCTTTAAACGAAGTTTAGAGGAAGCAGCGGTCGATGCTGATTTTGTGATAGAAGCCGCCGTAGAAAAATTAGATATTAAGCGAAAGCTCTTTGCTGATATAGACAGAATTGCTCCTCCCCATGCTATATTGGCAACCAATAGCTCCTTTATAGTTAGTTCTAAAATTGCAGATGCCACAAATCGCCCACAAAAGGTCTGCAACATGCATTTCTTTAATCCTGCCCTTGTCATGAAACTTGTCGAAGTCGTTCAAGGTCCGCATACTTCCCAGGAAACCGCTCAGGTTACTATGGATTTGACAGCAAACTTTGGCAAAACAGGGGTTTGGCTGAAAAAGGAAATCTATGGTTTTTTAGTGAACAGGATTGTGGCTGCTATTAATCAAGAGGCATTGTTTCTAGCAGATATGGGTATTGCTGCTCCCGAAGAGATAGATATGGCTGTTACAAATGCTTTAGGTCATCCAATGGGCCCTTTCCGTTTATTGGACTTCACAGGAATAGATTTAGCTTATTATATAGGCATGGAACGCTATCAAGATACCCGCGATCCTAAAGATAAACCTTCGCCCCTTTTAGTTGAAAAATTTTCCAAAGGGGAATATGGTGTAAAAGCGAAAAAAGGTTTTTATTCTTACGAGTGAATACTATAACCTAAACCTGAACCTAAACCTGAACCTGAACCTGAACCTGAATTTGACCTTGAACTTGGGCTTGGGCTTCGGTGGGAAAGGCAACCTATTCCGAAGCAACTTACTTGGGAGAGCATATCCGCAAATGATCTTTGTGGATTTGCTCTTAATTTTTTTGTACTAACAGATAACAAGTGAAGACTGTGACCTAATGGTATGAAGAGCTGAGCGCGAGCGGGCATCTGTATATGATGTATACACTTGCCGAAGGTTTAGTCGCAATATTGTAACAATTATATACATGTGTAAGAGTTTCTCTTAATGTTTTATGGTTGCTCCAATTATTTTGTATAAATATATCCCACCACAGCAATGGATTAAGGATAAGACATAGCAAGTATAATAAATTTTTATAATATTGGTACAATTCTTGCAAATGTAAACAAGGTGAATAATTATGAATATTTAGAAAAAGGTGGTGATAATTTTATTGCTGCAACGCAGCTATTTGGGCATGGC is a window encoding:
- a CDS encoding 3-hydroxyacyl-CoA dehydrogenase family protein translates to MNINDIKTICVIGAGNMGHQISLCAALAGYKVICTDINQEMLNKAENFARNYLPERVSKGKLTQEQADRALENLSFKRSLEEAAVDADFVIEAAVEKLDIKRKLFADIDRIAPPHAILATNSSFIVSSKIADATNRPQKVCNMHFFNPALVMKLVEVVQGPHTSQETAQVTMDLTANFGKTGVWLKKEIYGFLVNRIVAAINQEALFLADMGIAAPEEIDMAVTNALGHPMGPFRLLDFTGIDLAYYIGMERYQDTRDPKDKPSPLLVEKFSKGEYGVKAKKGFYSYE
- a CDS encoding long-chain-fatty-acid--CoA ligase, producing MSDNMKPWLKNYPSNVRYQLDYPNKTLGQLFDETVSKMPDSLALIFADQRITYRQFGEQVDRFASALANLGIEKGERVGLMGPNCPQWEIAFFALLKLGAIVVQTNPMYVEREIAYQMNDSGATTLIVFELLYPRVKNILKETSLKRVIAFNYLNPVEASQDLYSFDNLIQCEIAVPEVKINSSEDLAVLQYTGGTTGVSKGVMLTHRNLICNTFQVMELAVNIEYGKERILTILPVFHVYGMTDCVNFAVAIAAAQVILPRFEIEKVLETIQKHRPTLFPGAPTMYMAINNHPNIRHFRESLAAIKVCNSGSAPLPLEVAQKFAEVTQGEGNLVEGYGLSEASPVTHSNPLDRPTRPGSIGLPLPDTDCVIMDLETGDRVLPPGEIGELCIRGPQVMKGYWNKAKETAETLRNGWLYTGDIAKMDDDGYFYIIDRKKDIIIAGGFNIYPRDIEEVLYEHPKVKEVVVAGIPDQYRGETVKAYIVLQPDKEGTEAEFTAFCKDKMAAYKVPRQVEFRSELPRTIVGKVLRRQLVEEEKAKLQTAVACEKE
- a CDS encoding DUF362 domain-containing protein, yielding MDKPSVSIVKVNDVYESLQESLKLCDGLAGLNTNDQILIKPNIVSWDFDLPFPPFGVVTTSIVIEALVRILAEHGFKKLTIGEGALPVFNPKGEAVYEALGYNKLVQRYGVKLADFNQEAFIAVDYGEGLTLDIAKQALEADKIINVPVLKTHNQAKVSLGIKNLKGCLNKRSKQLCHGVGNGELSLMFPHIIEKLPVALTIIDGLYTLEKGPGPTGRSFRKNLLISSRDPFACDLVGAAILGYPLDDVEHLSIYAERHGYSRDLADYEIKGETIEDHKEYVEYDWEWSEEDTGPSGFAKRGITGLAIRKYDSSLCTGCSVQYNPMLILLASAYKGQPFPNVEVVSGKKRLASPGFEHSVLFGKCACHLNKDNQDINKAISLWGCPPDLKKFVDTLAKEGIECDYKEYIRFRHYLMDRYKKDANFKLSDWSVE